Proteins encoded within one genomic window of Tidjanibacter massiliensis:
- a CDS encoding MotA/TolQ/ExbB proton channel family protein, with product MKKLFLILAAVGVMGFSAVNVYAQEAETQAPEAEATEQVAAEVETEVVGINPETEVEGTPMHQAIKQKFLEGGAGWMTPVLLCLIFGLAIAIERILYLNLASINTKKFMAQIEEALKKGGVPAAMEIARNQRGPVASIYYQGLSRYGEGLEVVEKSVASYGSVQMGLMEKGLTWISLFIALSPMLGFMGTVVGMIQAFDAIQAAGDVSATLVAGGIKVALLTTLAGLIAAVILQLFYNYIVSKIDTLVINMEDSSIILVDMLTEYNKK from the coding sequence ATGAAAAAACTTTTTTTGATTCTGGCAGCGGTAGGCGTTATGGGCTTTTCGGCTGTGAATGTTTACGCTCAGGAGGCAGAAACCCAGGCGCCCGAAGCTGAAGCTACGGAGCAGGTGGCAGCCGAGGTAGAGACCGAGGTGGTGGGCATCAACCCCGAAACCGAAGTCGAGGGTACTCCGATGCACCAGGCCATCAAGCAGAAATTCCTCGAGGGCGGTGCAGGCTGGATGACGCCGGTGTTGTTGTGCCTTATCTTCGGTCTGGCTATCGCTATCGAACGTATACTTTATCTCAACCTCGCTTCCATCAACACCAAGAAGTTCATGGCGCAGATTGAGGAGGCCCTCAAGAAGGGCGGCGTTCCTGCCGCTATGGAGATTGCCCGCAACCAGCGCGGTCCGGTTGCCAGCATCTACTATCAGGGACTGAGCCGTTACGGCGAAGGACTTGAGGTCGTTGAGAAGAGCGTGGCTTCCTACGGTTCCGTACAGATGGGTCTCATGGAGAAGGGTCTTACGTGGATTTCGCTCTTCATCGCCCTCTCCCCTATGTTGGGATTTATGGGTACCGTGGTCGGCATGATTCAGGCTTTCGACGCCATTCAGGCAGCAGGCGACGTGTCCGCTACCTTGGTGGCAGGCGGTATCAAGGTGGCCCTTCTGACGACGCTCGCCGGTCTTATCGCGGCTGTCATCCTGCAGTTGTTCTATAACTACATCGTTTCCAAGATAGACACGCTGGTCATCAACATGGAAGACAGCTCTATCATCCTGGTGGATATGCTTACGGAGTACAATAAAAAATAA